Proteins from one Fibrobacter sp. genomic window:
- a CDS encoding MMPL family transporter, giving the protein MTRFTSIIERFLNGLVRFRSLAIVIVLVSTLFFGYFLSKINVENDTFKAIPPNLKAQIDYTNLKKEFPAPYNILFLAEFKAGTLREKIDSLNSWASAFAAIEGISGVSGLNSLQIPIKGGFFGVSSDYLVNKNKEFDEDLIRQRIRENHEFAKIFISDDESTFGMILGIKSDGDRNAIVGEVLKILERINRNPYIKSYMTSEGATSFFITRVMTRDFSILLPVCFLIVFLLLYRIFRRLLYVSVALAVNVVALVWTFGIMGMLNVTFTVVTSVIPIILFPIGVAGAIHILKSYTQHRRACGSTLKALGLAYRDQLKPCFLAAATTFAGFASFVFSEISWIRVFGIFTGIAVMLAFLFNIILIPLFISFEKSKKNSVPPTKDELKLDKFWDVFSRFALESKGWMALIPVLLILFYFGFRMVRVESNPILLLPKNNMLRLSDDFISKHFGGTRFFSVVLENNGKKLTEIEQWKEIGEITNFIEKQDGVGNVASVLPLLSRISMMLTGDSIARPAVTLLTAKSNMFGKSYSSLVSGFLSGERQKTRLNVICRSDEQTKALLIAENIEKYIRENHKNWSILVSGPAILNESMSTVLIETQVSSLISTVIPVLLCLILFFRSMRLGTFAIIPIILATATVYATMGVIGATINMVTVVIMNTCIGIGIDYAIHFASAFIYQYKSIGDRAKALRAAIKNKGTPILFNTLVVGIGFLVLIFSSFPPIRDFGILVFLSMIISAGFSMLFLSLLLLNFGIGKSVSVRKEML; this is encoded by the coding sequence TCTTTTTTTCGGGTATTTCCTCTCCAAAATTAATGTTGAAAATGATACATTCAAGGCAATCCCGCCAAATCTGAAAGCCCAGATAGATTACACTAACCTGAAAAAGGAGTTTCCGGCTCCTTACAACATTCTTTTTCTCGCCGAATTCAAAGCAGGAACTCTGAGAGAAAAGATCGATTCTCTCAATTCGTGGGCATCGGCATTTGCTGCAATAGAGGGTATTTCAGGAGTCAGCGGCCTCAATTCACTTCAGATTCCGATAAAAGGAGGCTTCTTCGGGGTATCGAGTGATTATCTTGTTAATAAAAACAAAGAATTCGACGAGGATCTGATTCGTCAGAGGATAAGAGAAAACCACGAATTCGCAAAGATATTCATATCAGATGACGAATCGACCTTCGGAATGATCCTGGGGATCAAGTCAGATGGTGATCGTAACGCAATCGTCGGTGAAGTGCTTAAGATTCTTGAACGCATCAACCGCAATCCCTACATAAAAAGCTACATGACAAGCGAAGGAGCTACATCCTTTTTTATAACCAGGGTAATGACAAGAGATTTCAGTATCCTGCTTCCAGTCTGTTTCCTCATAGTATTTCTGCTTCTCTACCGGATTTTCAGAAGACTGCTCTACGTAAGTGTTGCGCTCGCAGTTAATGTAGTAGCTCTTGTCTGGACATTTGGAATCATGGGTATGCTGAATGTGACCTTTACGGTTGTCACATCGGTCATTCCTATTATTCTGTTTCCTATAGGAGTTGCAGGCGCAATCCATATCCTCAAATCGTACACACAGCACAGAAGAGCCTGCGGTTCTACCCTTAAAGCGCTCGGACTTGCCTACAGAGATCAGTTGAAACCCTGTTTTCTGGCCGCTGCCACGACATTTGCCGGATTTGCCTCTTTTGTGTTCTCTGAGATCTCCTGGATTCGCGTATTCGGTATCTTTACCGGTATAGCTGTAATGTTGGCATTCCTATTCAATATTATATTGATTCCTCTTTTTATTTCATTTGAAAAGAGCAAAAAAAACAGTGTTCCTCCGACAAAAGATGAACTGAAGCTTGATAAGTTCTGGGATGTTTTCTCCAGATTCGCACTGGAATCCAAAGGGTGGATGGCACTTATTCCTGTTCTGCTGATTCTGTTCTATTTCGGGTTCAGAATGGTCAGGGTGGAGAGTAACCCCATACTGTTGCTTCCTAAGAACAACATGCTGAGACTCTCAGATGATTTCATAAGCAAACATTTTGGCGGAACACGCTTTTTTTCAGTTGTACTTGAGAATAATGGAAAAAAACTGACCGAAATCGAACAGTGGAAAGAGATTGGTGAGATAACGAACTTTATTGAAAAGCAGGATGGGGTCGGTAATGTCGCATCCGTACTTCCGCTTCTGAGCAGAATAAGCATGATGCTGACAGGAGACAGTATTGCCAGACCTGCAGTAACTCTCCTTACAGCAAAAAGCAATATGTTCGGCAAAAGCTACTCTTCACTTGTCAGCGGTTTCCTCTCAGGAGAGAGGCAGAAAACCCGTCTTAACGTGATCTGCCGCAGCGATGAGCAGACCAAAGCACTGTTGATCGCAGAAAATATCGAGAAATACATCAGGGAAAACCATAAAAACTGGTCGATTCTGGTTTCAGGGCCGGCGATTCTTAATGAATCAATGAGTACTGTCTTGATAGAAACTCAGGTCTCCAGTCTCATTTCTACCGTAATACCTGTTCTCCTCTGTCTTATTCTTTTCTTCAGATCAATGCGTCTGGGTACCTTTGCAATAATTCCAATAATACTTGCAACTGCCACAGTCTATGCCACGATGGGGGTGATTGGGGCAACAATAAATATGGTTACAGTTGTAATCATGAACACCTGTATCGGCATAGGAATAGACTACGCAATCCATTTCGCTTCTGCATTTATTTACCAGTACAAATCAATCGGAGACAGAGCGAAAGCGCTGAGAGCAGCCATAAAGAACAAGGGAACGCCTATACTCTTTAACACCCTGGTTGTCGGAATCGGTTTTCTCGTGCTGATATTCTCAAGCTTCCCCCCTATCCGTGATTTCGGAATACTGGTGTTTCTTTCCATGATAATAAGCGCAGGTTTTTCAATGCTGTTTCTTTCCCTGCTGCTTCTTAATTTCGGCATCGGAAAATCTGTGTCAGTTAGAAAGGAAATGTTATGA